From Xyrauchen texanus isolate HMW12.3.18 chromosome 12, RBS_HiC_50CHRs, whole genome shotgun sequence, one genomic window encodes:
- the LOC127653378 gene encoding major vault protein, with amino-acid sequence MNADELLGASIIRIPPHHYIHVLDQNTNIARVEIGPLTYIRQENERVLFAPVRMIMVPPRHYCVVLNPVARDDEGRVRCDASGQAKLRHADLEIRLTQDPFPLYPGEEIQKDVTPLQIVYPDTALRLQALLDFEEEKGEKRVAGDEWLFEGPGTYIPRKEVAVLEVIKATVIRENQAIRLRARKEGLDRSGVRRVTGEEWQVSKVGAYLPGAHEEVVDIVNAFILTDKKALHVRAIRPFRDTGDRDRRTGEEWLVTVADREAHIPSVSEEVVGVVDVTTLNSRQYCVILDPVGADGKPQLGQKRVVKGERSFFLRPGEHLENGIQDVYVLSEEEGLVLRAVEAFIDTEGQEEEDEEEESRTKKRGFQRRPGDRWMLRGPIEYVPPATVEVLLRQQAIPLDENEGIYVRDIKTGKVRAVIGHTYMLTQDEELWEKELPSNVESLLCQARDPLADRSDRVMSFGQTERDRTRVVSFRVPHNATVQVYDYREKKARVVFGPEMVMLGPDEQFTVLSLSGDKPKRPNVIKTICLLLGPDFCTDIITIETADHARLQLQLSYNWHFDIKRPAEEASASALFSVPDFVGDACKAIASKIRGAVASVQFDDFHKNSIRIICSAVFGFDEKLAVKSTLRFAQNGLIISSVDIQSVEPVDQRTRDALQKSVQLAIEITTNSQEATARHEAERLEQEARGRLERQKINDQAEAEKSRKELLELEAQSAAVESTGAAKAEALSRAEAARIQGEAAVEEAKLKAEAQKIEADAELARLAKAREQELGYKKDMDQLEVEKQQRLVEIESLRFSKLVESLGKETIKDMARAGPELQVKLLQSLGLKSTLITDGSSPINLFTTANGFLGALQGKEDHNK; translated from the exons ATGAATGCCGATGAACTGCTCGGTGCATCAATCATTAGGATTCCACCCCACCACTACATCCATGTCTTGGATCAGAACACCAACATCGCACGGGTGGAGATTGGCCCCCTCACCTACATCCGCCAGGAGAATGAGAG GGTTCTCTTTGCCCCAGTGCGCATGATCATGGTGCCACCCCGGCACTACTGTGTTGTGCTCAACCCTGTCGCTCGTGACGATGAAGGCCGGGTTCGGTGTGATGCATCTGGTCAAGCCAAGCTAAGACATGCTGACCTGGAGATCCGTCTGACTCAGGACCCCTTCCCCCTCTACCCTGGAGAAGAGATTCAAAAA GATGTGACACCGCTGCAGATTGTGTACCCCGATACAGCCCTGCGTCTGCAGGCCCTTCTGGACTTTGAAGAGGAGAAAGGAGAGAAGAGAGTTGCAGGAGACGAGTGGCTGTTTGAGGGTCCAG GGACTTACATTCCCAGGAAGGAGGTGGCAGTTCTGGAGGTCATAAAGGCAACGGTGATCAGAGAGAATCAGGCCATTCGCCTCAGAGCCCGTAAAGAGGGTCTGGACCGAAGTGGAGTCCGCAGAGTTACTG gTGAGGAATGGCAGGTGAGTAAGGTGGGAGCTTACCTGCCTGGAGCTCATGAAGAAGTTGTGGACATTGTAAACGCTTTCATCCTCACAGACAAG AAAGCTTTGCATGTGCGAGCTATTCGACCGTTCCGTGACACCGGAGACCGGGACCGCCGCACTGGAGAAGAGTGGCTGGTAACCGTGGCAGATAGAGAAGCCCATATACCCTCTGTTTCTGAGGAGGTTGTCGGGGTGGTCGATGTGACGACTCTAAACAGCAGGCAGTACTGTGTGATTCTGGACCCTGTTGGGGCAGATGGAAAACCTCAGCTTGGACAGAAGCGAGTGGTGAAG GGTGAACGGTCATTCTTCCTCAGGCCAGGTGAGCATTTGGAGAACGGCATTCAGGATGTGTACGTGCTGTCTGAAGAGGAGGGACTTGTGCTGCGTGCCGTGGAGGCCTTCATTGACACTGAAGGG CAAGAAGAGGAAGATGAGGAAGAAGAAAGCCGTACCAAAAAGCGAGGGTTCCAGCGTCGTCCAGGTGATCGCTGGATGCTGCGTGGGCCAATCGAATACGTGCCACCTGCCACTGTGGAAGTGTTGCTTAGACAACAGGCTATCCCGCTGGATGAGAATGAAGGAATTTATGTCCGTGACATAAAAACTGGAAAG GTTCGTGCTGTGATTGGCCATACCTACATGCTAACACAGGATGAGGAGTTGTGGGAGAAGGAGCTTCCATCCAATGTGGAGTCTCTTCTATGTCAAGCCCGTGACCCACTTGCTGACCGCTCTGATCGAGTAATGAGCTTTGGACAAACTGAGAGAGATAGAACCAGAGTGGTGTCCTTTCGTGTCCCACACAATGCGACTGTGCAGGTGTACGACTACAGAGAGAAAAAGGCCAG GGTGGTATTTGGACCTGAAATGGTGATGCTTGGTCCTGACGAGCAGTTTACAGTTCTGTCACTTTCTGGAGACAAACCCAAACGTCCAAATGTCATCAAAACCATTTGTCTTCTGCTTGGCCCAGACTTTTGCACTGACATTATCACCATTGAGACAGCAGACCATGCCCGCTTGCAGCTTCAGCTCTCTTACAACTG GCACTTTGACATCAAACGGCCAGCTGAAGAAGCCAGTGCTTCTGCTCTGTTCTCAGTGCCAGACTTTGTGGGTGATGCGTGCAAGGCCATCGCTTCAAAAATCAGAGGAGCCGTTGCCTCAGTGCAGTTTGACGACTTCCACAAG AACTCCATTAGGATCATCTGTTCAGCTGTCTTTGGTTTTGATGAGAAGCTGGCAGTGAAGTCCACCCTGCGTTTTGCTCAGAATGGGTTAATCATCAGCAGCGTGGACATTCAGTCTGTGGAGCCGGTGGACCAGCGGACCCGTGATGCCCTGCAAAAGAGTGTGCAACTAGCCATTGAAATCACCACCAATTCACAGGAAGCTACGGCACG ACACGAGGCAGAGCGTCTGGAGCAGGAGGCACGTGGTCGTCTTGAGAGGCAGAAGATCAACGATCAAGCCGAGGCAGAGAAGTCGAGGAAGGAGCTTTTGGAGCTGGAGGCCCAGAG tGCTGCAGTGGAGAGCACAGGAGCAGCAAAGGCTGAGGCACTATCCAGAGCAGAAGCAGCTCGTATACAGGGAGAAGCGGCTGTTGAAGAGGCCAAACTCAAAGCAGAGGCTCAGAAAATAGAGGCT GATGCTGAGCTGGCCCGTCTGGCTAAGGCACGTGAGCAGGAGCTGGGCTATAAGAAGGATATGGACCAACTGGAGGTGGAGAAGCAGCAGAGGCTGGTAGAAATTGAGAGCCTGCGCTTTAGTAAGCTGGTGGAGAGTCTGGGCAAAGAAACCATAAAGGATATGGCTCGAGCCGGGCCTGAGCTACAG GTGAAGCTCCTGCAGTCTTTGGGTCTGAAGTCTACTCTTATCACAGATGGATCCTCCCCAATTAATCTCTTTACAACTGCCAATGGCTTCCTGGGGGCTCTGCAGGGAAAAGAAGAccataataaataa